The genomic segment AACAAACGCCATTGTCGGCGAGAATGTGCCAGAGCCCGTGGACCTTATGGCTAAGACGTACAACCACGTCGCTATCAAGGTGCCTCAGTTCTCATGGACGCGTCTTGCTGGCGCAGACCCATTCTTGGGCGTCGAGATGGCTAGCACAGGTGAAGTCGCATCATTCGGTGCTGATCTCCACGAGGCTTACTGGGCCTCGATTGCTTCAACAACAGGTTTTCGCGTTCCGCAGCCCCACAAAGGTGTGCTCTTAGGGGGAAACATTGATACGCCTGAATTCAAGACTATTGCTACTAAGCTGTACAACCTTGGCTTTAAGCTCTTCTGTTCCAACCCAGATGTGGAGACGTTCCTAAACAGCATCCCTCACGTCGCAGCCAAGCGTATCTGGTTCCCCCTTAAGGACAAGCGCAAGCTGCGCGAAGTGTTTGATGATTATGAAATTCAGTTTGTCATCAATTTAGCCAAATACCGCGCCCCGAACACAACCAACGAAGACTATGTGGCTCGCCGTAATGCAGTTGATTTCGGGCTACCATTGCTCAATGAACCTAAGACAGCGCTTTTGTTTGTCGAAACACTCGAGCGCAAAATGCCTAAAGGATGCCTTCTGCCGTACGAAGAAGGAAACATTCCATCTGAAGTTAAAGCTTGGAATGAGTTTATATCGCCTGAATAGATGGAGGTAACTACCAAAAGCACGCCTATGTCACTGCTTCGTAGGAATGCAGGTCGACAAGTACCTGTCCATGCACTAAAACTTGAAAAAAAAGGTTTGCAATGGAGAATATGGGAATTGAACCCATGACCTCATGCACTCAGGCTTGCTAAGCAAGCGCTCTACCACTGAGCTAATTCCCCTAAGCAATTGGAGAATATGGGAATTGAACCCATGACCTCATGCAATCAGGCTTGCTAAGCAAGCGCTCTACCACTGAGCTAATTCCCCGTTGGCTAAGTAGCGCAGCAAATTTGCGAATTTACATTCGCGGAGGACGTGTCCGCTCAATGTCATCTTTGGCGGTCAGTCAGTCTTTCCCAGGCACACGTACCCAAAATGTCATAAAAACACCATTCGACAGCATCTGCCGCCCAGTAATGGTCACAATGCTCAGCACCCGGTATTATCATTTCTCGAATAAGCCGGACATGAGGCTCGTAATTGTTAAAATGCTTCAGGACTGGTCCGGAGAGTACAAGGTGGTCAGAACCCCCGCCATAGAGCGACAACGGCGGAAAGTTCTCATCATACCATTGCAACATAGGATCTAATATGTGGCCTCGTGTAGTAAAGCCACCCTTTCCAGCCCACCAAAACATGACACGAGAAGATACGGGCTGTGGTGTGAACCGGAACATTTTTGgcttgcgacgctgcagccAATGGGTATCATTCCATTCAAATAGATACGCGAACATTTGATATCCTAGCGCCGCATACGGCGTGGCTGGTGTCCAGTCGTAAGAGAATTTCATTAAGGGTGTAAAGTCCAACGTGCCAAAGAGGAATTTCCATGTCTTATTATCTAGTAGGCGCAGCTTGTTGAGGGGAAAGCGCTTGGCAAGCGGACCACAGATGAGAGCTGGTGCGAGTGCACAAAAGTAAGAGAGCTTATTTCCAAGCTCAGGGTAGTGCCATTTTGAGAGAGCCAAAAAGGCAATGGCATTGCCTTGCGAATGACCAATGTATGCGATCTTATCGTAACCCGTTTGATGTCGAACATAGTCAATGAGTGCAGGGATATCGTACAAGGCAAGGTCTTCAACGTCGTGGTCCCAAAACGCAGGGCTATACCGGCTGTAGTACCGGTGTCCCATATCAAATATACCACGATTGTTGCCCAAGTACACATCGTACCCTCTTTGTGCGAACCAGAACGCAATACTACGTTCTTCTGATGTAATAAATGACCCAGATGACTGGAAAAGGCCGTGAACAATAAGAATAGGAAAGCCACGACCAATTTTgctgagctcgtcgtcttgTTTAAGGCATACGACGTGATGAACACGCAAGAAGTATCCATCTTTCGTTTCAACTTGTTCGTCAATAATATCAAAGCCACAGTTCCGCGCATAGTATTGTGGGCTCTTAACTAAAGCCTCGTGTTTCCAGCGTTTTGGATCATCCCAGCTTGGACAAGGTCGAGGTGGGCGAGAAAATGAACGTGGTACATAAGTAACGAGACGTGACAGAAGACCAATACAAACCACCAATATTAGCAAGGCGGATGATATACACACAGCTAATGCCTGTGATACAAGGAATTGGATGGTGACGCCGGCGAATGCATCGGTGCTTTTGTCAGTTGGTTCTTTTGTTGTGGAAAATGTGTTTTCGCCCCTATCATGTTTAGCCATCTCATCAGCACAATTAGCTGGCACCTGGCGATGGCTTAGCTTGGTTTGGTGATGTGTGTCATACATTGAAAAATGTCCACCTAGCTCGGTGACTGATGGTGTGGGGGACACACGTAACCAAATGCGCGGTGACTTAAAATTGTCCGATTATGCGCACGCTCAATGGCATAAGCAGCCGCCCCGAACCTCATCAACATTAGCCACCTGCATTTTTCCAAAAGATACTAACTATAAAACGGCTATGCACATACACTACTAATTACGCTTCTTGGAGTATGCCGCTGTGCGCGAGATCGTTCCCAGTCTATCGGGCGCCTCTGTTGTACTGATCATATGCACAGCAATGATGGTACAGAAGAGCAGGAAAGCCACAACACCAATCGATAGGACTGTAGATGGGGAAAAGAGCTAAATGTGAGAAAGGGGAACACGTACTTGGTTGCGCCTGAGGAAGGAACCTTTGGAAAAAGCCACGTTCCCGTTCAGAGGTACAGCACGTTTGGTCTTGGGCTGCTGTGACGTGTGCGACACAACGACGGCATTGTTCGGGTATTTCGAGTCGATGTGTTCAATATGCGTCATAATGTCAGAGTCTGATGTAAGTTCGCTCGCACATTCCTAGGACAACGTACCATGTCCGTCCACGCTTGGGAAACGGATCGGGAAGATACGGTCTTTAAGCGTGCTTGTTGAATCACAGAGAGCAGTCAATGCGCTCTCAAGTTCATCATAGAATGAAAATACAGACTGGTCCACAGACGATAGCACAAGTTGCGAAGGCGCCACCAACATGCGCTTCCTGAGCGGGGAGGTGAGTTGCAGCGGAGCAAAACTTTCATGATCCAGCGAGTCTACTTCAACATGCACAAGCGCATCAAGATCACAAAGAGCCGGCTTGCCATCCATGCGGCGCTGAAGTGTAAGGCGCTCAACAGCATCCTTTGCCGACAAGTAAGGACCACGGGTATGGAGTTTGTCCGCCGGCTGAGCGTCCAGCATGTTATTAGTGGAGCCAGGAGCCAAGAATGCCACTACTGGTGCATCCTTGGTGCAGAAAGCTAAAGGAAAACAAAGAAGCGCTAGCACAAGAGGCAGCGACCAAGAAAGTCCACGACGCATGCTGTATCAAAAGGGGCAACACATCTTCACCGCATGGCACGGTGCGCCACGGGCAACATGCACTCATGACTAAATACCCACGTGTCACGCATGGGGCACAAAAGGTGCTGTCTGAGCGCATAAATGTGGCCGTTCGCTGCGTGGCAGTTTTCATAGACTAAGGTCAAGACCATGTCGGCTCTGCGTATTGCTACGCGCGTAAATGCTCTGCTTCGTGCCCCTTTGACTGCAAGGAGCACATTAATCAAGGCGCCTGTTTCTATGTCTCTGCGCGTGCCAAATGCGCAACGTGCCTTCACCTTATccgtgcgccgccttggTCAAGGCGAGACCGACAATGACCTCCGTGCTGGCCTCCAGCAGGAAATCTCGTATGAGCGTGAGGCAGCTGAGGCAGCTGGTGGTCCTGATGTTGATCCGGAATGGCTTACTCAATTTCGTTCGGAGGGCGTTTGGAACGTCGAAGACAAGCCTGGCTCGGACGAAATTGCCCTAACTCGCAGTTTTGGCAACGAACAGATCCGGGTGCTCTTCAGCGTTGGTGAAATTGACACAGCCGAACCCACAGAAGAGCTTGATGAAGATGAGACAGACCAAATGGCATCCGGTACCGAGGATGAGTTTGAGGGTAGTTTCCCTGTGCGTTGTGCCATCAACATTACCAAGACGAACCATGGTTCGCTAAACATcgacgcccaagcccaGGACGGTCAGTTCCTGATCGAGAATATCACCTTCTATCgtgatgatgcgctggcTACGGAACTTACGGCAGAGGCAGACTGGGCTCGCCGTGGCCTTTACATCGGTCCTCAATTCGAGACGCTGGATGAGAACCTACAGGCCCAATTTGAGAGCTACCTTGCGGAGCGCGGTATCGCCACTAACTTGGCACTCTTCATTCCTAATTATGCAGAATAcaaggagcagcgcgagtACTGCAACTGGCTCGAGAACGTCAAGACGTTTGTAGAAGCCTGAGTATCGAACGTTCATAGTGCACGATGATCAACAGGCATATTTATACAATTTTTCGGTTCGATCGTACACTTGAAAACAAGCGGAAAATGAAGCGGCGGACACGAGGGATGAGGAATAGAACTGCCACCAGCAGTATTAATAGTAAGAAGGGACTCACATTCTCCGTGGACGACGCACCAGCCTCCATTGTGCGTGCCAGCAAAGAGTCTTTAGTGCCGCCCTCGACGCGGCCTTGATCCACGTCCTCCAACCAGTTCAAGATTTTCTCCGGATTCATCCAGCGAGTGATAGAAGGGTACATGTACACTTGACCGTCCAAGTCACTCAAGACGTACAGCGACGGTGCGCTCTTGACACTGATATCAAATACTTCCTTGAGCAGATCACCATCACGGTTCATGTCGTAAAAAAGGAATGAATACGACTTATGGGCAAGATTCGGGGATGAGCGCCATTTCTGGGACAGCTTTCGCATCTGCTCCACTTGCTTGTCAAACATATTAGATTTGCTGTTTAAAGCGACCACAACGACACCTGGCAGCTGGTGCAAGCTTTCTCCGGCCGTCAACTGCATAACTTGCTGCACGGGTGGCTTGCTTTGGTTGTCGATCCACTCCGTAATCTTGTCGACCGCCTGCTGATGCGGCATGCCTGCTGCATTGACAAGAGGTAGCACGGCCGAAGGGCGGTGGATATTTTCGTTGAATACGAGCAGTGCCTTGTTATGACCAAAGCGATGTAACAAAGCCGGGTCTTTGGTCGTCAAAAATTGTGTGTCAGAGTTGATACGCGACCGAACTTTCTGCACCAGCTGGCGCTCATCCTCGGAGCTTGGTCCCACAAACAGCACTGtctgcttcttcttcttcactACCGTGTACCACATTGAAGCCGTGACCTCGTGAATTGCGTCCAAGACATTCATGACGCGAAGCCAAGCAAGGAACTGATCCTTTTCGCGTCCAAACTGGTCATCATCGGGATATGTCGTGTACTCGCCATTGAAAGCCAGCTTTACGTGAGGAAAGCCTTCTACTCCAAATTCTTGGCACACATCGCTGTATTTATTGCAGTCGACCGCCAGCGGATTGACCTGTCCAACCATTTCACGAGCTGCATTCGCATAGTCGGCCTCCATGGCACGACAATGTGGGCACCACGGCGAATAGAATTTGATCAGAGAGGGACCCTGTCCCTCATCCTTTCCCAAAAAACGGTTTAAATCCTCTTGCGTCTCGATGGGCGCCTGTCCAAACTCAGTCAGCTCCTTCACGGGCTGTAGTTTGTTACTTGGTGCGCCACCAGGGGGCGTGAGGGAAGCCTTATCAGGGTGCAGGGCAGCATATCCTTCAAAAATGAACTCTTCCAGCTTTTTGATATCACGCGACGTTTTGGCAAACACCTTGTCCATGACCATCTTGCCGTTCTTGTACAGCTTGGCCATGGGGAAAGAGTCGACGTGCTGCTCTCTGCACAGCGCGGCTTCAGCTACGCAGTCTACACGCGCAAGCGTGTATGGATTTACTGGATCTTTCGACATATAATCCACACGTTCCACCAGCTTGTGCCATTGAGGTGCGAAGGCCCGACAATGTGGGCACCAAGGTGCATAATACTCAATGAGCCAAACACCTTTGTTGGTCAGTGAGAAATTTCCCTTTGTGAGCGAACGATCATCCCCAAATACGTCACTAACGGGGATAGCCGACGCACATAGCGTACATAGCAGCACAGCCACTGCCGTTAACGCGACACGCATCATGGTGGCCATTTATTCTGCCGCTTTCGCCACGTCCCTTGTTCTTTGGCTGTCACTTGTTCCTCATACGCAATTCGCTGCGCAAGGCTGTCACGTGGCCCATAAGGTGCAGGCTATGTGTGGTCCGTGACGCGACACAACCGCCTGCATTGTATCATGTTCCTGGCTGATGGACTCGTTGAAGAGTGCATTTGCTGATGTATCTGAGCGTCTTATGCTTGAGTCCCGTATACGAGATGGTGCTCGAAATATGCTGCAGATCCTTGATACGAACGATGCGAACGAAGCGTTGCGAAGCCAAGTCGAGCGAGAATTGGCCGTAGCAGAGGAGCACGTACAAAGTCTGCAGACGCGTCGTCAAAGCATTGAAATCACTCTGCATAATGTAGAAAATCCAGCTATCATTTCCACGTCGCGAtttcgtcgtcctcgtGCGATTAGGGCCGTACACGGCCTGGAGGATCTCAACACTCATCACAATGTGACCTGCATGTCGCCCGATCCGTTCGTCTTACCTGAGAGCCAGACATTTCGCTTACCGTTATCGAATGAAACTGAGCTAAAAAAATCTATACGTGCAGTCGACATGTTGACACGTATCCTCAAGCATGATATGTCGACAACCACCGCGCTCTCACCCAACGAGCAAAGCCACATATTTCTTTTTCTATCGACACTCTACGCACAAATGCCTGAACTTCGATACGATTCTCATGTAAATACTTTGATGTTGTGCGCGTTGCATGGTATGTCTGAGGGAAAATCATCGACGGTACGTGCCTATGCTATCCGCCTGTTGCGGTACATCCAGAGCCCAGATCTGTTGCCCGCACTGGCTTCCTATACCAACGCATGTACTGTGTTCTTGTCTCGCGCACTCACACTGGAAGATAATTTTGCcttcgagcgcgagcaggcACTAAagctcgtgcgtgcatgGATTCAATATATGCGTCTTGGCAGTCATCATGTTCATGCTCTCCTCTCTGAAGGCATCGTGCGTGTACTGTCGTCCATTGCCTTGGAACCAGAAGATACTTTATACCATGCATCTGTTGAAACACTCGCTGAGCTCGTTGTCCTCGACACGCCACTCGTGTCTCGCTCATCAGCCATGGCGCCGCTGTGGCGCGCTATTTGCGAGTCACGCGCAACTGTGGCTGTCCCACTGGTCGACAACATGCTTGTATTATTAGATCGCCCATCTACACGGCGGCACATTAGTGCAGGCACAGATCTTGAGGCCGTCCTTGCCGACTTTACGACTGTTCCCGGTGCGCGCCGGACACCTGATCGACTCGAAACAACCCAGCAGGTGATATCTCATTTACTTCAGTCATGGCAAGGTCTCTTTTACTTGTGCATGCAAGACAAGGCTGCTTTAAAAGCTCTTGTTGCGTCATTGCATCTGGATGACGATGCAATCCGTTCACATGTCCTTGCCGCACTTCTTCCGGTCTTTCGCACTTCTGTTCCTCTTTCAAAGGTGCCTCATTTATATGTGTCATACATGTCTTTTGTGCTTGTCTTGCTTTTGGACGTAGGTTTGTGGGATGCGTTGTTGTTTATCTTACAACATGCGCCCGTGCACCACGAACAAGCCCGCGCCTTGCTAGCTCGTGCTTTGCAGCTTTCACGCGATGTCTTGCCCAAAGATCATGCGACACTTAATGCTTTCCCAGAACTCGTGCACCGAATATGTCTTCGCGACAAGGATCCGGCATGCGTGGTTGGTGCCTCGCATGCACTGGGAGCCATTGATGCGTGCGAAAGGACGCTAATGAAAGTTCCATCTGtgccaccagcgccacccTTTCCTGAGGTGCCCGTTGACGATGTGCTTTTCCGCACTTTGTTGCGTGACTCCATGGTCACTTCGGTGCGCGAGTACACGTCGTGGAACCAAAAGGTGATTTTAGATTTACTCGACGGCCCTCTTTGGGATCCACGCCGTTTCGACGAAGCGTTGGTTGGTTCCAAGTTTGTGCGACGCCTCCTAGCGTTTTATCGGCCGTCTCATGCACGATATTCTGCTTTAAAAAAGAGTGACGTGGCCCACCAATGGACTCACATCGGCGTCCGTTTGTGTCGTGTGCTATTGCATCATTCTGACGGACCTCGTGCAATCACAGAAGAGCGATTGCTTTCCGATTTGCGTGATGCATTCGAACAATCTGTACAGCACACAGACTCGCTCTTTTCATCTCCAAATATACAACACACTCAGGTCAATGGTTATTTTGATATACTAGCTGTGTTTTTCGCATGCACAACAGGTCAAGAGATGCTGATGCATTCGCGACTTTATACACCATGGTTTGCCCTCTGCCAAAATGAAGACGATGCATCTATTTATATCATGTGCCAGCTCTTATCGATTATGGATTTATCCAGCTCGTCAATGTCGCGGATCCTGTTGGAACGTGCTCTGACCGAAGCACCAGAGACTGTTCGTTTGGCTGCGACAAAACGGTTGACTGAAGCTCTCTGGTTAGACAATGAACCACAAGCTTGGGCAGTCTCACTTTTGCTCACTCAAATACTCGATCACCATGTATCCGTCCAGGAATTCGCCATTCACCAACTCGAGCAGGCGTGTAGAGACCCTGTCATGGCACAATGTGCTATGCAACAAGGTCCTCCTATTGAATTGCTTGCGCGCAACACTCTCTTTGCCCTCTTAGGTCTCGCTGAAGAGCGGGGATTGACCGCTATGCAGCACGCCGGTCTCTTGGGTCCCCTTGCTCAGGTGTGGTATGCCCGTGAACACATTGCCTATGTTGCCCGAGCCGAAGCTTCTTTGATCCAGCCGTCAGAACTACCGCCGCATTTGTACGGCCAGTTGGCACGCACACCTAAGGGCTGTGCTTATCTTGTTGAGCTCAATGTTCTTCCGGAATGGCATGACGTGCTTGTCTCTCACGCCTGTGAGGCCTACGACATATCGCTAGTAGCGCGCGTCAAGGCGGCATTATGGGCTTGCGGACATATTGGTGCATCGAATCACGGAGTGGATGTGCTAGCATCGCATGGACTCTTGAATGGTCTGTTTGGAGCGTCCCAATCACCGGTGGTGTCTGTGCGCGGCACACTCTTTTTCGTATGCAGTCTATTCACTCAATGTGAGCGTGGCCAAGAAGTACTTGCATCACATGGATGGACTTGCTCATCCACAGCGTGTCTGCCGCGCCACAGACGCACCTTTGTCACGCTTGGCGCTTCGAGCCCCGCAGCTTACCAGGACATGGGGTCGAGGCTCGTATCACCGCGTGATGAGCATGAAGCACATGCTGCTTATTTAATGGCCCAACTTGGTAACGGCGTCGTAGCCGGCagtgcgcgacgtgcgctCGTACGTTTCAGGAAGCAGTGTCCCTCTGTATTTCGACAAGTACCTCTTTTAGGCCGCGCCTTACACATGATGGACCATTATTCGTTCCGTTTAGCTGCTCGGCGGAATGTATGGTCTTTGCTGGATGAATGCACTCTGTCTCTCGATACAATCAAACTACTCCAGCAGTGGCGATCAGCCAATGTGGCCACCGCACCTGCCGTGCCACCTCGGCGATCCCACACTGCAAAGAATGTTTTGAATGATGAAAATACATATACAACACGTCTCTACCCTGTGCTTTCTATCGCCAACCTTCGTCGACAAGTAACGCAGGCTGAGGACCATGTCAAAGCACGCAACGAATCTCCAACAAAGCGCACCGATCATGCGCCTGTTGAACTaagcagcgcatcgcgccatCAATGGCCCCGCAAGATGTATGGATTTGTATAGAGTATCTATTCATCTTTGAGCATATCATGCTCGATACCATTACTTAGTAAGGAAATGGCTCGACTTGAGTCGCCATTGGGCACGACCAAAAATCGAAGCAGCTCGAATGGATCCGCTTTGTGTTTGCGCACCGACGTGAAATATACCTTGCCGACACCAAGGGGTCCTTGTACTTCGAAGCTCATATCGACTTTGCCCTTGAGTGGGTTGACAATGCCATCAATCCATGGATCACCAAACATACTGCGCTTGATTTTCACCGGATCGCCCAACATTTCAATTACTTCTGGTGCTGTGCGCACACGTTGTGACACCATACGAAGGACAGACGATCCAAGACGCTCCTTATTATTGAAGTAGCCAGAAAGCACGTACCACATCACtgccagcgacgcaccacCAAGGATATACATGGGCTTCTTGTTGGGCAATGGTGGAATGGGGTTCTTCACACGAGTCACATGTGGATCCCAGTGACCTGGCTGCGATGTCATACTTCGCTTTTGCTTCCATTGCAACATGTCCCATACCCGTGTACGACCAAATACACGCCTGACTCGATCCATCATCATCGCTCGCGCCAACAGGCCGAGGTCCTCGGTTGGGCCACACTCCACTTGCTTTGTCCCACACGGACTGCACGTGTCCATCCAATGCCACCGACAGTACGCCTCGGCTCTCGATAAATCTGCACTAGGTAATACTACTGTTTAATTGAAATTTTACACTAAATACAAA from the Malassezia restricta chromosome II, complete sequence genome contains:
- a CDS encoding cytochrome c oxidase assembly factor 1; this encodes MLQWKQKRSMTSQPGHWDPHVTRVKNPIPPLPNKKPMYILGGASLAVMWYVLSGYFNNKERLGSSVLRMVSQRVRTAPEVIEMLGDPVKIKRSMFGDPWIDGIVNPLKGKVDMSFEVQGPLGVGKVYFTSVRKHKADPFELLRFLVVPNGDSSRAISLLSNGIEHDMLKDE
- a CDS encoding alpha/beta-hydrolase lipase, whose protein sequence is MYDTHHQTKLSHRQVPANCADEMAKHDRGENTFSTTKEPTDKSTDAFAGVTIQFLVSQALAVCISSALLILVVCIGLLSRLVTYVPRSFSRPPRPCPSWDDPKRWKHEALVKSPQYYARNCGFDIIDEQVETKDGYFLRVHHVVCLKQDDELSKIGRGFPILIVHGLFQSSGSFITSEERSIAFWFAQRGYDVYLGNNRGIFDMGHRYYSRYSPAFWDHDVEDLALYDIPALIDYVRHQTGYDKIAYIGHSQGNAIAFLALSKWHYPELGNKLSYFCALAPALICGPLAKRFPLNKLRLLDNKTWKFLFGTLDFTPLMKFSYDWTPATPYAALGYQMFAYLFEWNDTHWLQRRKPKMFRFTPQPVSSRVMFWWAGKGGFTTRGHILDPMLQWYDENFPPLSLYGGGSDHLVLSGPVLKHFNNYEPHVRLIREMIIPGAEHCDHYWAADAVEWCFYDILDDIERTRPPRM
- a CDS encoding disulfide isomerase, coding for MMRVALTAVAVLLCTLCASAIPVSDVFGDDRSLTKGNFSLTNKGVWLIEYYAPWCPHCRAFAPQWHKLVERVDYMSKDPVNPYTLARVDCVAEAALCREQHVDSFPMAKLYKNGKMVMDKVFAKTSRDIKKLEEFIFEGYAALHPDKASLTPPGGAPSNKLQPVKELTEFGQAPIETQEDLNRFLGKDEGQGPSLIKFYSPWCPHCRAMEADYANAAREMVGQVNPLAVDCNKYSDVCQEFGVEGFPHVKLAFNGEYTTYPDDDQFGREKDQFLAWLRVMNVLDAIHEVTASMWYTVVKKKKQTVLFVGPSSEDERQLVQKVRSRINSDTQFLTTKDPALLHRFGHNKALLVFNENIHRPSAVLPLVNAAGMPHQQAVDKITEWIDNQSKPPVQQVMQLTAGESLHQLPGVVVVALNSKSNMFDKQVEQMRKLSQKWRSSPNLAHKSYSFLFYDMNRDGDLLKEVFDISVKSAPSLYVLSDLDGQVYMYPSITRWMNPEKILNWLEDVDQGRVEGGTKDSLLARTMEAGASSTENVSPFLLLILLVAVLFLIPRVRRFIFRLFSSVRSNRKIV
- a CDS encoding complement component 1 Q subcomponent-binding protein, mitochondrial — its product is MSALRIATRVNALLRAPLTARSTLIKAPVSMSLRVPNAQRAFTLSVRRLGQGETDNDLRAGLQQEISYEREAAEAAGGPDVDPEWLTQFRSEGVWNVEDKPGSDEIALTRSFGNEQIRVLFSVGEIDTAEPTEELDEDETDQMASGTEDEFEGSFPVRCAINITKTNHGSLNIDAQAQDGQFLIENITFYRDDALATELTAEADWARRGLYIGPQFETLDENLQAQFESYLAERGIATNLALFIPNYAEYKEQREYCNWLENVKTFVEA
- a CDS encoding rapamycin-insensitive companion of mTOR; translation: MDSLKSAFADVSERLMLESRIRDGARNMLQILDTNDANEALRSQVERELAVAEEHVQSLQTRRQSIEITLHNVENPAIISTSRFRRPRAIRAVHGLEDLNTHHNVTCMSPDPFVLPESQTFRLPLSNETELKKSIRAVDMLTRILKHDMSTTTALSPNEQSHIFLFLSTLYAQMPELRYDSHVNTLMLCALHGMSEGKSSTVRAYAIRLLRYIQSPDLLPALASYTNACTVFLSRALTLEDNFAFEREQALKLVRAWIQYMRLGSHHVHALLSEGIVRVLSSIALEPEDTLYHASVETLAELVVLDTPLVSRSSAMAPLWRAICESRATVAVPLVDNMLVLLDRPSTRRHISAGTDLEAVLADFTTVPGARRTPDRLETTQQVISHLLQSWQGLFYLCMQDKAALKALVASLHLDDDAIRSHVLAALLPVFRTSVPLSKVPHLYVSYMSFVLVLLLDVGLWDALLFILQHAPVHHEQARALLARALQLSRDVLPKDHATLNAFPELVHRICLRDKDPACVVGASHALGAIDACERTLMKVPSVPPAPPFPEVPVDDVLFRTLLRDSMVTSVREYTSWNQKVILDLLDGPLWDPRRFDEALVGSKFVRRLLAFYRPSHARYSALKKSDVAHQWTHIGVRLCRVLLHHSDGPRAITEERLLSDLRDAFEQSVQHTDSLFSSPNIQHTQVNGYFDILAVFFACTTGQEMLMHSRLYTPWFALCQNEDDASIYIMCQLLSIMDLSSSSMSRILLERALTEAPETVRLAATKRLTEALWLDNEPQAWAVSLLLTQILDHHVSVQEFAIHQLEQACRDPVMAQCAMQQGPPIELLARNTLFALLGLAEERGLTAMQHAGLLGPLAQVWYAREHIAYVARAEASLIQPSELPPHLYGQLARTPKGCAYLVELNVLPEWHDVLVSHACEAYDISLVARVKAALWACGHIGASNHGVDVLASHGLLNGLFGASQSPVVSVRGTLFFVCSLFTQCERGQEVLASHGWTCSSTACLPRHRRTFVTLGASSPAAYQDMGSRLVSPRDEHEAHAAYLMAQLGNGVVAGSARRALVRFRKQCPSVFRQVPLLGRALHMMDHYSFRLAARRNVWSLLDECTLSLDTIKLLQQWRSANVATAPAVPPRRSHTAKNVLNDENTYTTRLYPVLSIANLRRQVTQAEDHVKARNESPTKRTDHAPVELSSASRHQWPRKMYGFV